The following coding sequences lie in one bacterium genomic window:
- the cdaA gene encoding diadenylate cyclase CdaA — protein MIEVLKVVFEVAVLSVIFYYILVFVRSTGAVQALRGIFFLGVVILLSRILRLDVLYALFSRSVPYLALAFVVIFHEELRRALAELGKGKFFSHGPDETAVIEEVIKAVSKLSSERIGALIALERDISLENFVLTGIRLDAPLSGDLLASIFTPPGPLHDGAVIIEGNRIRAARCALPLAKKSLEGRGGMRHRAALGLAEVSDALVLVVSEETGRISVAFRAKLFREVDEERLRKFMENRLRTPRRSGRAPKREKK, from the coding sequence GTGATCGAAGTGCTGAAAGTGGTTTTCGAGGTCGCCGTCCTCAGCGTCATCTTCTACTACATCCTGGTGTTCGTGCGTTCGACCGGGGCGGTGCAGGCCCTGCGGGGAATATTCTTTCTGGGGGTGGTGATCCTGCTCTCCCGGATCCTGCGGCTGGACGTGCTCTACGCCCTCTTTTCCCGTTCCGTCCCCTACCTGGCCCTGGCCTTCGTGGTTATCTTTCACGAGGAACTGCGCCGGGCGCTGGCCGAGCTGGGGAAAGGCAAGTTCTTCTCCCACGGCCCGGATGAAACCGCGGTGATCGAGGAAGTGATCAAGGCGGTGAGCAAGCTCTCCTCGGAGCGGATCGGCGCGCTCATCGCCCTGGAGCGGGATATCAGCCTGGAAAACTTCGTCCTGACCGGTATCCGGCTCGATGCGCCGCTTTCCGGGGATCTGCTGGCCTCCATCTTCACTCCTCCCGGCCCGCTCCATGACGGGGCCGTCATCATCGAGGGGAACCGTATCCGCGCCGCCCGCTGCGCCCTTCCCCTGGCCAAGAAATCCCTGGAAGGGCGGGGGGGGATGAGGCACCGGGCGGCCTTGGGCCTGGCCGAAGTATCGGATGCCCTGGTCCTGGTGGTGTCGGAGGAGACCGGCCGGATCTCGGTCGCGTTCCGGGCCAAGCTCTTCCGGGAAGTCGACGAGGAGCGTCTGCGGAAGTTCATGGAAAACCGGCTGCGCACGCCCCGGCGGTCGGGCAGGGCGCCCAAGAGGGAGAAGAAATGA
- the folP gene encoding dihydropteroate synthase, whose amino-acid sequence MGSFPEPPRRDRVRSIFSGRHPWKLELGRRTLLMGVLNLTPDSFYTASRCAGTDEALESAIRLQDAGADIVDVGGESTRPGSGGVSEEEETARVIPVIERLSRALSVPISVDTSKAGVARRALAAGAWMINDVSALTADPEMAEVAAGGGGPVVLMHMRGTPETMQAAPSYGDVVAEVGEFLSAAAAGARKAGIAREMIVIDPGIGFGKTTEHNLELLARLPELAALGYPVLVGPSRKSFIGKILGVEPPERLWGTAGAAAAAAMLGADIVRVHDPAEIGQVLAVVDRIREKMS is encoded by the coding sequence ATGGGGTCGTTTCCTGAACCGCCCCGGCGTGACCGGGTCCGCTCGATCTTCTCCGGGCGGCACCCCTGGAAGTTGGAGTTGGGGCGGCGCACCTTGCTGATGGGCGTCTTGAATCTGACCCCGGATTCGTTTTATACTGCCAGCAGGTGCGCGGGAACGGATGAAGCCCTGGAGTCGGCGATCCGCCTCCAGGACGCCGGCGCCGACATCGTGGACGTGGGGGGGGAATCGACCCGGCCGGGTTCGGGGGGCGTCTCCGAGGAAGAGGAAACGGCGCGGGTGATCCCGGTGATCGAACGCCTCTCCCGGGCGCTGTCCGTGCCGATTTCGGTGGATACGTCCAAAGCCGGAGTCGCCCGCCGGGCGCTGGCCGCGGGCGCATGGATGATCAACGACGTTTCGGCGCTGACCGCGGACCCGGAGATGGCGGAGGTCGCGGCCGGGGGAGGAGGGCCGGTGGTGCTCATGCACATGCGGGGAACGCCGGAGACGATGCAGGCCGCCCCCAGCTACGGCGATGTCGTGGCCGAAGTCGGGGAGTTTCTGTCGGCCGCCGCCGCCGGGGCCCGAAAGGCGGGCATAGCCCGGGAGATGATCGTGATCGACCCCGGCATCGGGTTCGGCAAAACGACGGAGCACAATCTGGAGCTGTTGGCCCGGCTCCCCGAGCTGGCGGCTCTGGGCTACCCGGTGCTGGTGGGGCCGTCGCGGAAATCGTTTATCGGAAAAATTCTCGGGGTCGAGCCCCCGGAACGCCTCTGGGGAACGGCCGGCGCCGCCGCCGCCGCGGCCATGCTGGGGGCGGATATCGTTCGGGTCCACGACCCCGCCGAGATCGGCCAGGTTCTGGCGGTAGTGGATAGAATCCGGGAAAAGATGTCGTGA
- the ftsH gene encoding ATP-dependent zinc metalloprotease FtsH, which produces MTETRLPKKAPQNRFLIFWLAVGLIILYIWFQKSLSDQPVTELTYSGFIGMVREGKVKELAVVSEDGEGQYLADDGNLKRYSVVLPAILPEKDLALLEEKGVDLSFGKPSRWLEILYYIGGPLLMVGLLWFFFFHQARGAGRGAMAFGKSRARLARDKTRVTFTDVAGVDEAKEELEEIIAFLKDPKRFQRLGGRIPKGVILIGPPGCGKTLLARAVAGEAGVPFFSISGSDFVEMFVGVGASRVRDMFEQGRRHAPCIIFLDEIDAVGRHRGAGLGGGHDEREQTLNQLLVEMDGFDTQEGVIMIAATNRPDVLDPALLRPGRFDRQIVIDLPDLEGRKQIIRVHAQKVVLAPDLDLDRIARGTPGFSGADLANLVNEAALLAARHGREAVDLEDLEEARDKVRWGRERRSRVMDEEDRKVTAYHEAGHALVLRLIPETEPLHKVTIIPRGIAYLGATMQLPEKDRYHEFRRRLTGELAGLFGGRVAEEAIFGDITAGARSDIKYATELARRMVCEWGMSEAMGPMTFGSREEHIFLGREVSRSVDYSEETAVKIDREVRRIIDEAYRHARRLVEENREALVAIAEALLKYEVIDGDDVDSLIKSGRVRRRPGGRRSRASRTAPGQPPPLPGAGGEKGKNRQPASPPASVPGGEDADGVVS; this is translated from the coding sequence ATGACTGAAACGAGACTTCCCAAGAAAGCTCCGCAGAACCGCTTCCTTATCTTCTGGCTGGCGGTGGGCCTGATCATCCTCTATATCTGGTTCCAGAAATCGCTTTCGGACCAGCCCGTCACCGAACTCACCTACTCCGGGTTCATCGGCATGGTCCGGGAAGGGAAGGTCAAGGAACTGGCGGTGGTCTCCGAGGACGGGGAAGGGCAGTACCTGGCCGACGACGGGAACCTCAAACGCTACAGCGTGGTGCTGCCCGCGATCCTCCCCGAAAAGGATCTGGCCCTGCTCGAGGAGAAAGGGGTCGACCTCTCGTTCGGGAAGCCCAGCCGCTGGTTGGAGATCCTCTACTATATCGGCGGGCCCCTGCTCATGGTGGGGTTGCTCTGGTTTTTCTTTTTCCACCAGGCGCGGGGCGCCGGCCGGGGGGCGATGGCCTTCGGGAAAAGCCGCGCCCGCCTGGCCCGGGACAAGACCCGGGTGACCTTCACCGACGTTGCCGGCGTCGACGAGGCCAAGGAGGAACTGGAGGAGATCATCGCCTTTCTCAAGGACCCCAAGCGGTTCCAGCGGCTGGGGGGGAGGATCCCCAAAGGGGTGATCCTGATCGGACCTCCCGGCTGCGGGAAGACCCTGCTCGCCCGGGCGGTGGCGGGGGAGGCCGGGGTTCCGTTCTTTTCCATCAGCGGGTCGGACTTCGTGGAGATGTTCGTCGGCGTCGGGGCCTCCCGGGTCCGGGACATGTTCGAGCAGGGGCGCCGACACGCGCCCTGTATCATTTTTCTCGACGAGATCGACGCGGTCGGCCGCCACCGGGGAGCGGGGCTGGGGGGCGGGCACGACGAGCGCGAGCAGACCCTCAACCAGCTCCTGGTGGAGATGGACGGGTTCGATACCCAGGAAGGGGTGATCATGATCGCCGCCACCAACCGGCCCGACGTCCTCGACCCCGCCCTCCTGCGCCCGGGGCGTTTCGACCGGCAGATCGTCATCGACCTTCCCGATCTGGAGGGACGCAAGCAGATCATCAGGGTGCATGCGCAGAAGGTCGTCCTGGCCCCCGATCTCGACCTCGACCGGATCGCCCGGGGAACCCCGGGATTCTCCGGGGCCGATCTCGCCAACCTCGTCAACGAGGCCGCGCTCCTCGCCGCCCGCCACGGCCGCGAGGCCGTCGATCTCGAGGATCTGGAGGAAGCCCGGGACAAGGTCAGGTGGGGCCGTGAACGCCGGAGCCGGGTCATGGACGAGGAAGACCGGAAAGTGACCGCCTACCACGAGGCCGGCCACGCCCTGGTGCTCCGCCTGATCCCCGAAACCGAGCCCCTGCACAAGGTCACCATCATCCCTCGGGGGATCGCCTACCTGGGGGCGACGATGCAGCTGCCGGAGAAGGACCGTTACCATGAATTCCGCCGCCGCCTGACCGGCGAACTGGCCGGCCTTTTCGGAGGCAGGGTGGCCGAGGAAGCCATCTTCGGGGACATCACCGCCGGCGCCCGCAGCGACATCAAGTACGCCACCGAGCTCGCCCGGCGGATGGTCTGCGAGTGGGGGATGAGCGAAGCCATGGGCCCGATGACCTTCGGGAGCCGGGAGGAGCATATCTTCCTGGGTCGGGAAGTCTCGCGGTCGGTCGATTACAGCGAGGAGACCGCCGTCAAGATCGACCGCGAGGTTCGCCGGATCATCGACGAGGCCTACCGGCACGCCCGCCGGTTGGTCGAGGAAAACCGGGAGGCGCTGGTGGCGATCGCGGAGGCCCTGCTCAAATACGAAGTGATCGACGGGGATGACGTGGATTCCCTGATCAAGAGCGGCCGGGTGCGCCGCCGTCCCGGCGGTCGCCGCAGCCGCGCCTCCCGGACCGCGCCCGGGCAGCCGCCTCCCCTCCCCGGCGCCGGAGGGGAGAAAGGGAAAAACCGGCAACCCGCCTCCCCCCCCGCTTCCGTTCCCGGCGGAGAGGACGCCGATGGGGTCGTTTCCTGA
- the tilS gene encoding tRNA lysidine(34) synthetase TilS, whose amino-acid sequence MTGRKRIGALAAKVDESARAAGLWEGRAPLLVAVSGGADSVALLELLGEIRTGPEPALTVIHLDHCLRPSSSADARWVERLAGERGYPYFGGRRDCRALAAAAGLSLEDACRRARHEFFRRAARKFSGAPVALAHHADDQAETVLMRFLLGASPSGLAGMLPLRRFPGFTLLRPLLDVTRRDLIGYLRRRGLSWREDESNRDPAFFRNRLRHELLPLLEREYAPGLSLRLVHLARLEADRDAWIGAESRRLGERLAFRRGPVIGLRLAGLAPLPPAVRRFFLRDAAAAAGAGRMDRRAWERLSRLAEGRTRAAAQLPGGVAARVGKGVLWLMPPLPPGAGPVLPLEVPGRVVVHGLRISSRELASAPDPATLPAPDPEAFWAGPGPASCRAYFPVSRLDFPLACRPRRRGERYRPLGAGGRRRLKEVMVDAGVPLPFRELPVVVADRKGVVWIPGGRVADRFALPAAGPVVEIEARWE is encoded by the coding sequence ATGACAGGAAGAAAGCGTATCGGAGCCCTGGCCGCGAAGGTGGACGAAAGCGCCCGAGCGGCGGGGCTGTGGGAGGGGAGGGCGCCTCTCCTGGTCGCGGTCTCGGGGGGCGCCGATTCGGTCGCCCTCCTGGAACTGCTCGGCGAAATCCGTACCGGCCCCGAACCGGCACTGACCGTCATTCATCTCGACCATTGCCTCCGTCCCTCCTCGTCCGCCGACGCCCGGTGGGTCGAGCGACTGGCCGGGGAGCGCGGCTACCCCTATTTCGGCGGCCGCCGCGACTGCCGCGCCCTGGCCGCCGCCGCCGGACTTTCCCTGGAGGACGCCTGCCGCCGGGCGCGCCACGAATTCTTCCGCCGGGCGGCCCGGAAGTTTTCCGGGGCGCCGGTGGCGCTCGCCCACCACGCCGACGACCAGGCGGAGACGGTGCTGATGCGGTTCCTTCTCGGCGCTTCCCCTTCGGGCCTGGCGGGGATGCTGCCCCTGCGCCGCTTCCCCGGCTTCACCCTGCTGCGGCCCCTCCTGGACGTTACCCGGCGGGACCTGATCGGCTATCTCCGGCGCCGGGGCCTGTCCTGGCGGGAGGACGAAAGCAACCGGGATCCGGCGTTTTTCCGCAACCGCCTGCGCCACGAACTGCTTCCCCTCCTGGAGCGGGAATATGCCCCCGGACTTTCCCTGCGCCTGGTTCATCTGGCCCGGCTGGAGGCGGACCGGGACGCCTGGATCGGCGCCGAAAGCCGCCGGTTGGGGGAACGGCTCGCCTTCCGGCGCGGCCCGGTGATCGGCCTGCGCCTGGCGGGACTGGCACCGCTCCCTCCCGCGGTGCGCCGGTTTTTCCTCCGGGACGCGGCGGCGGCGGCGGGAGCGGGAAGGATGGACCGCCGGGCCTGGGAGCGGCTTTCCCGGCTGGCGGAAGGACGGACCCGCGCCGCCGCGCAACTCCCGGGCGGCGTGGCGGCCCGGGTGGGGAAGGGGGTGCTCTGGCTGATGCCTCCGCTCCCTCCCGGAGCCGGGCCGGTTCTTCCCCTGGAAGTCCCCGGGCGCGTAGTCGTGCACGGGCTTCGGATCAGCAGCCGGGAGCTGGCGTCGGCGCCCGACCCGGCGACCTTGCCCGCGCCCGACCCGGAAGCTTTCTGGGCCGGTCCCGGCCCCGCTTCCTGCCGGGCCTATTTCCCGGTTTCCCGTCTCGATTTCCCCCTGGCCTGCCGCCCCCGGAGGCGGGGGGAGCGGTACCGGCCCCTGGGCGCGGGCGGCCGCCGCCGGCTCAAGGAGGTCATGGTCGACGCCGGGGTGCCGCTTCCCTTCCGCGAGTTGCCCGTGGTGGTGGCGGATCGGAAGGGCGTCGTCTGGATCCCGGGGGGGCGGGTGGCGGACCGTTTCGCCCTCCCCGCCGCCGGGCCGGTCGTCGAGATCGAGGCCCGTTGGGAATAG
- a CDS encoding queuosine salvage family protein has translation MNNFSGKEEIIRSLRPVVSDFKFVAVNDKVLDEFCSRIRPKHIPHPDWNAPVIYGGLDETGIDYFLVMNSINFCFWGDPKWTVEYRGRSYDGAFGMFAALTRALEEGHPIYDGAYLAKLSKTDLAHILRGNVPIPLLEPRLGILRDIGRGLAGRWGGRFSRMVAEVGGSAVALVGLLTEQFPSFNDSVPWGEGRLIFHKRAQLAPAMINERWRGKGIGAFRDIDRLTVSADYKLPQVLRRTGILEYVPSLAQRIDENRRIPANSREEIEIRAATIMAGEMMREKIARTIPSITSQDVDRFLWLVGQTKTGNEKPYHKTLTTAY, from the coding sequence ATGAATAATTTTTCGGGCAAGGAGGAGATCATCCGCTCCCTCCGGCCGGTCGTCTCCGACTTTAAATTCGTCGCCGTCAACGACAAGGTTCTCGATGAATTCTGCTCCCGGATAAGGCCCAAGCACATTCCCCATCCGGACTGGAACGCCCCCGTCATCTACGGCGGCCTGGACGAAACCGGCATCGATTACTTTCTGGTCATGAACAGCATCAATTTCTGTTTCTGGGGGGACCCCAAATGGACGGTCGAATACCGGGGGCGCTCGTACGACGGGGCCTTCGGCATGTTCGCGGCCCTGACCAGGGCGCTCGAGGAAGGCCACCCGATCTACGACGGGGCTTATCTGGCCAAGCTCTCCAAAACCGACCTGGCCCACATCCTCAGGGGAAACGTCCCCATCCCCCTCCTGGAACCGCGCCTCGGCATTCTCCGCGATATCGGCCGCGGACTGGCCGGGCGCTGGGGGGGGCGTTTTTCCAGGATGGTGGCGGAAGTCGGGGGGAGCGCGGTGGCCCTGGTCGGTCTTCTGACCGAACAGTTCCCTTCCTTCAACGACTCCGTCCCCTGGGGGGAAGGGCGTTTGATCTTCCATAAGCGCGCCCAACTGGCCCCGGCCATGATCAACGAGCGCTGGCGGGGAAAAGGGATCGGCGCTTTCCGGGACATCGACCGCCTCACCGTCTCGGCCGATTACAAGCTCCCGCAGGTGCTGCGCCGCACCGGGATTTTGGAGTATGTCCCCTCCCTGGCGCAGCGCATCGACGAAAACCGCCGTATTCCCGCCAACTCCAGGGAAGAGATCGAGATCCGTGCGGCCACGATCATGGCCGGGGAGATGATGCGGGAGAAAATAGCCCGGACCATCCCCTCCATCACCAGCCAGGACGTGGACCGGTTCCTCTGGCTGGTGGGGCAGACCAAGACCGGCAACGAAAAGCCTTACCATAAGACCCTCACCACCGCCTATTGA
- a CDS encoding low molecular weight phosphatase family protein — protein MRHPRKILFLCLGNTCRSPMAEGLARALGRGWLRPASAGLNPGTEVSPEAVAVMAEEGIDISGHRPRLLTAEAARETDLLVTLGVDLPAAMPAGGRRVAWDIPDPFGEGIAGFRATRDLIRGHLVDLLIDLASEPGKR, from the coding sequence TTGAGACACCCGCGGAAAATCCTCTTTCTCTGCCTGGGAAACACCTGCCGCAGCCCCATGGCCGAAGGGCTGGCCCGGGCCCTGGGGCGGGGGTGGCTCCGCCCCGCCAGCGCGGGGTTGAACCCCGGGACCGAGGTCAGCCCGGAAGCGGTGGCGGTCATGGCCGAGGAGGGCATCGATATTTCGGGCCACCGTCCCCGGCTCCTGACGGCGGAAGCGGCCCGGGAAACGGACCTGCTCGTGACCCTGGGCGTCGACCTGCCCGCGGCCATGCCCGCGGGCGGCCGGCGCGTCGCCTGGGACATCCCCGATCCGTTCGGCGAGGGGATCGCGGGCTTCCGGGCGACGCGGGACCTGATCCGCGGGCACCTGGTCGATCTTCTCATCGACCTCGCTTCCGAACCGGGGAAACGATGA
- a CDS encoding flavin reductase family protein: MKKSLGPQTIILPAPVLVVGTYNEDGRPNAMTAAWGGICCSRPPCLAVSLRKATVTWGNIIRRQAFTVSIPSAAHAAQADFFGLVSGRDRDKIAEAGLTAVRSGRVDAPYIEEFPLVISCRVLHSVVLGLHTQFVGEILDVACEETFLDGKDLPRVEAVDPICYAPGIREYYGLGKRLGEGYRLGRGLAGGSGEA, translated from the coding sequence ATGAAGAAATCACTGGGACCTCAGACCATTATTCTGCCGGCGCCGGTGCTGGTGGTGGGCACCTACAACGAAGACGGGCGTCCCAACGCCATGACCGCCGCCTGGGGGGGCATCTGCTGTTCCCGGCCTCCCTGCCTGGCGGTTTCGCTGCGCAAGGCTACCGTCACCTGGGGCAACATCATCCGCCGCCAGGCGTTCACCGTCTCCATCCCCTCGGCCGCCCACGCCGCCCAGGCCGATTTTTTCGGCCTCGTCAGCGGCCGCGACCGGGATAAGATCGCGGAGGCGGGTTTGACCGCCGTCCGGTCGGGCCGGGTCGACGCCCCCTACATCGAGGAGTTCCCCCTGGTCATTTCCTGCCGGGTGCTCCACAGCGTCGTCCTCGGCCTTCATACCCAGTTCGTCGGCGAAATCCTGGACGTGGCCTGCGAAGAAACCTTCCTGGACGGGAAAGACCTCCCCCGGGTCGAGGCCGTGGACCCGATCTGCTACGCCCCCGGAATCCGGGAATACTACGGATTGGGGAAACGCCTCGGCGAGGGCTACCGCCTGGGCCGCGGGCTGGCCGGAGGAAGCGGCGAAGCATGA
- the argS gene encoding arginine--tRNA ligase, with amino-acid sequence MSLAAELESTVAAALESAGAPPGTPAVIGPSRRPELGDYQANGAMAAAAAAGVKPRELAERAAVLIREAEMVESVRVDGPGFINITLSSGRLERRLEAALGSDRLGPPPPERPLTVVVDYSHPNLAKEMHVGHLRSTIIGDSLVRILEHLGHRVVRHNHVGDWGTQFGMLIAYLDRGGGGGDAGHALSDLEEFYRAAKRLFDSDQDFARSARDYVVRLQSGDPHCLRIWRRFIDESLRHCEEVYRALGVTLTPGDVKPESFYNPELPAVIEALEEKGLVTESEGALCVFLDEFAGKDGKPVPAIVRKSDGGYLYATTDLAAVRHRALDLGADRIVYVVDARQTLHLSQVFAVARAAGFAPPSCSLEHHAFGTMMGEDGRPFKTREGGTVKLTALIDEARERAYRLVSGKNPDLAEERRRRIAEAVGIGALKYADLSQNRTSDYVFSWEKMLSLEGNTAPYMQYAYARIKSIFRRGRIREEEAEKGRISLREPKERSLALALERFGGVLEQAAKDGFPNSLCSYLYDLAGEFMSFYESCPVLKAGEPDRSSRLALCLLTARTVKTGLALLGIETVDRM; translated from the coding sequence ATGAGCCTGGCCGCGGAGCTGGAATCGACGGTCGCCGCCGCGCTCGAGTCGGCGGGTGCTCCCCCCGGGACCCCGGCGGTCATCGGCCCGTCGCGGAGGCCGGAACTGGGGGATTACCAGGCCAACGGGGCCATGGCGGCGGCGGCGGCGGCGGGGGTGAAGCCCCGGGAGCTGGCGGAGAGGGCGGCCGTTCTCATCCGCGAAGCCGAAATGGTGGAGTCGGTCCGCGTGGACGGCCCGGGTTTCATCAACATCACCCTCTCTTCCGGCCGGCTCGAGCGCCGGCTGGAAGCCGCCCTCGGCTCCGACCGCCTCGGCCCTCCCCCCCCGGAACGCCCGCTGACCGTGGTCGTCGATTACTCCCACCCCAACCTGGCCAAGGAGATGCACGTCGGCCACCTGCGCTCCACCATCATCGGCGATTCCCTGGTCAGAATACTGGAGCACCTCGGCCACCGGGTCGTGCGCCACAACCACGTCGGCGACTGGGGGACCCAGTTCGGCATGCTCATCGCCTACCTGGACCGCGGCGGGGGCGGCGGGGATGCCGGACACGCCCTGTCCGACCTCGAAGAGTTCTACCGGGCGGCCAAACGCCTTTTCGACTCCGACCAGGATTTCGCCCGCAGCGCGCGGGACTACGTGGTCAGACTGCAAAGCGGAGACCCGCACTGCCTCCGGATCTGGCGAAGGTTCATCGACGAGTCCCTGCGCCACTGCGAGGAGGTTTACCGGGCGCTGGGGGTGACGCTCACCCCCGGGGACGTGAAGCCCGAGAGCTTTTATAACCCCGAACTGCCCGCGGTCATAGAGGCCCTGGAGGAGAAGGGGCTGGTCACCGAATCCGAGGGGGCCCTGTGCGTGTTTCTCGACGAATTCGCGGGGAAAGACGGGAAACCGGTCCCGGCCATCGTCCGCAAATCCGACGGCGGCTACCTCTACGCCACCACGGATCTGGCCGCGGTCCGCCACCGGGCCCTGGATCTGGGAGCCGACCGGATCGTCTACGTGGTCGACGCGCGCCAGACCCTGCATCTCAGCCAGGTTTTCGCCGTCGCCCGCGCCGCCGGCTTCGCCCCCCCCTCCTGCTCCCTCGAACACCATGCCTTCGGAACCATGATGGGCGAAGACGGGAGGCCCTTCAAAACCCGCGAAGGGGGGACGGTGAAATTGACCGCCCTGATCGACGAAGCCCGGGAGCGGGCCTACCGGCTGGTGAGCGGGAAAAATCCCGATCTCGCCGAGGAACGCCGGCGGCGGATCGCGGAGGCGGTGGGGATCGGGGCGCTCAAGTACGCCGACCTTTCCCAGAACCGGACCAGCGATTACGTCTTCAGTTGGGAGAAGATGCTCTCCCTGGAAGGGAACACCGCGCCGTACATGCAGTACGCCTATGCCCGGATCAAAAGCATCTTCCGGCGGGGCCGGATCCGGGAAGAAGAGGCGGAGAAGGGCCGGATCTCGCTTCGGGAGCCGAAAGAGCGATCCCTGGCCCTGGCCCTGGAGCGGTTCGGCGGCGTGCTCGAGCAGGCGGCGAAAGACGGCTTTCCCAACAGCCTCTGCTCGTACCTCTACGACCTGGCGGGAGAGTTCATGTCCTTCTACGAGTCGTGCCCCGTGCTGAAAGCCGGGGAGCCGGACCGGTCCAGCCGGCTGGCACTCTGCCTCCTTACCGCCCGGACCGTCAAGACCGGCTTGGCGTTGCTCGGAATCGAGACCGTCGACCGGATGTAG
- a CDS encoding carbon-nitrogen family hydrolase yields MTVAQMNVVPADPEANLEKAEGWVEEAARRGSDLICFPEMWTTGFDWDANARLAPAQGETVARVAALARRHRIWINGSLLALDERGRPANTSILFNDRGEPAGVYRKTHLFSLLHEERHMTPGNALTVAETPWGRMGLSVCYDIRFPELFRTYALQGVLCVLSPMAFPYPRLDHWKILVRARAVENQMFMIGVNRVGGEEIGAEGRVDYFGDSTIVDPWGRTVVEASETTEELLTAALDLAEAEEIRARMTVLRDRRPELYRL; encoded by the coding sequence GTGACCGTGGCCCAGATGAACGTGGTCCCCGCCGACCCGGAAGCCAATCTGGAGAAGGCCGAAGGCTGGGTGGAGGAAGCGGCCCGGAGGGGAAGCGATCTGATCTGTTTCCCGGAGATGTGGACCACGGGTTTCGACTGGGATGCCAACGCCCGCCTCGCGCCCGCGCAGGGGGAGACCGTGGCCCGGGTGGCGGCCCTGGCCCGTCGCCACCGGATCTGGATCAACGGGTCTCTCCTCGCCCTCGACGAACGGGGTCGCCCCGCCAACACCTCCATCCTCTTCAACGACCGCGGCGAACCCGCCGGCGTCTACCGCAAGACTCATCTTTTCAGCCTCCTCCACGAAGAACGCCACATGACTCCCGGGAACGCGCTGACCGTGGCCGAAACCCCCTGGGGCCGGATGGGGCTGTCGGTCTGCTACGACATCAGGTTCCCCGAACTTTTCCGGACCTACGCCCTGCAGGGGGTCCTCTGCGTTCTCTCCCCCATGGCGTTTCCCTACCCCCGGCTCGACCACTGGAAAATCCTGGTGCGGGCCCGGGCCGTCGAGAACCAGATGTTCATGATCGGGGTCAATCGGGTGGGCGGCGAGGAGATCGGGGCCGAGGGCCGGGTCGACTACTTCGGGGATTCCACGATCGTCGACCCCTGGGGGAGGACCGTGGTCGAGGCCTCGGAAACCACCGAGGAACTTCTGACCGCGGCCCTCGACCTGGCCGAGGCCGAGGAGATCCGGGCGCGGATGACGGTCCTGCGCGACCGCCGGCCCGAGCTCTACCGGTTGTAA
- a CDS encoding metallophosphoesterase, with protein sequence MKLGIISDSHENMPKIRKAVNLFNRSGVETVLHAGDIISPITAKEFSALACRFVGVFGNNDGDRLFLRKRFRNIGTIHVGKFEGKLGGKRLLLIHEPDMLDALAASGAYDIIVYGHTHQAEISLRGSTLVINPGEAGGWITGKSTVALLDTASMKARLAVL encoded by the coding sequence ATGAAGCTCGGCATCATTTCGGACAGCCACGAAAACATGCCCAAGATCCGCAAGGCGGTCAACCTCTTCAACCGTTCGGGGGTCGAAACGGTCCTCCACGCGGGGGACATCATCTCCCCGATTACGGCCAAGGAGTTCTCCGCGCTCGCATGCCGGTTCGTGGGCGTCTTCGGCAACAACGACGGGGACCGCCTTTTTCTCCGGAAACGTTTCCGGAACATCGGAACCATTCACGTCGGCAAATTCGAGGGGAAACTGGGGGGCAAGCGGCTGCTTCTCATCCACGAACCGGACATGCTCGACGCCCTGGCCGCTTCAGGGGCTTACGACATCATCGTCTACGGCCACACCCACCAGGCCGAGATCTCCCTCCGCGGATCGACCCTCGTGATCAACCCCGGGGAAGCCGGGGGATGGATCACCGGGAAATCCACGGTGGCTCTCCTGGACACCGCCTCCATGAAAGCGCGGCTGGCGGTGCTGTGA
- a CDS encoding nitroreductase family protein, which yields MNAPASPAFLDLARGRRSVRSYSPRPVGREKIERCLEAAGAAPSACDRQPWRFVVVVEPGARDRLAEAAFGGIYRSNSFARRAPVLVVILAEPPALLPRIAGRLQGKHYPLIDVGIAGEHFILQAAELGLGTCWLGWFDQKRVGKLLNVGARERPVAMISAGYPDPGAPPLPDRRPGKGSSGYWPA from the coding sequence GTGAACGCCCCCGCTTCCCCGGCGTTCCTCGACCTGGCCCGCGGCCGGCGTTCGGTCCGCTCCTATTCCCCGCGGCCGGTAGGCCGGGAAAAGATCGAGCGGTGCCTGGAGGCGGCGGGGGCGGCCCCCTCGGCCTGCGACCGCCAGCCCTGGAGGTTCGTCGTCGTCGTCGAACCCGGGGCCAGGGACCGGCTGGCGGAGGCGGCCTTCGGCGGAATCTACCGCAGCAACTCCTTCGCGCGACGGGCCCCGGTTCTGGTCGTGATCCTGGCCGAGCCCCCCGCCCTTCTCCCCCGGATAGCGGGGAGGCTTCAGGGCAAGCACTACCCCCTGATCGACGTAGGGATCGCCGGGGAGCACTTCATTCTCCAGGCGGCGGAACTGGGGCTGGGAACCTGCTGGCTGGGGTGGTTCGACCAGAAGCGGGTGGGAAAACTCCTGAACGTCGGCGCCCGGGAACGACCCGTGGCCATGATCTCGGCCGGCTACCCGGACCCCGGCGCTCCGCCCCTCCCGGACCGCCGGCCGGGGAAAGGCTCCAGCGGCTACTGGCCCGCCTGA